A window of the Pseudomonas fluorescens genome harbors these coding sequences:
- a CDS encoding TRZ/ATZ family hydrolase, translating to MPKPAIALDLLLLPTWLVPVEPAGVVLKEHGLGVRDGRIVFIGPRAEALKCNATEVCELPDVLLSPGLINAHGHAAMTLFRGLADDLPLMTWLENHIWPAEGKWVNEDFVRDGTDLAIAEQIKGGITCFSDMYFFPKIASERVHNSGIRAQIAIPILDFPIPGAASADEAIRQGVELLGDLKHHERIKITFGPHAPYTVGDENLEKIRVIAEELDASIHMHVHETAFEVQQALEQRGERPLARLGRLGLLGPRFQAVHMTQISDDDLALLVESNTSVIHCPESNLKLASGFCPVERLWQAGVNVAVGTDGAASNNDLDLLGETRTAALLAKAVAGSATALDAHRALRMATLNGARALGIEAETGSLELGKAADIVAFDLSGLAQQPVYDPVSQLIYATGRDCVKHLWVAGKQLLDDRRLTRLDEQQLGETARAWGRRISGHTES from the coding sequence ATGCCGAAACCTGCCATTGCGCTCGACTTATTATTGCTGCCGACCTGGCTGGTACCCGTCGAACCCGCAGGCGTGGTGCTCAAGGAGCATGGCCTGGGCGTCCGCGACGGCCGCATCGTGTTCATCGGCCCGCGCGCCGAAGCCTTGAAGTGTAACGCCACTGAAGTCTGCGAACTGCCGGACGTTCTGCTCAGCCCCGGCCTGATCAACGCCCACGGCCATGCCGCGATGACGCTGTTCCGTGGCCTGGCCGACGATCTGCCGCTGATGACCTGGCTGGAAAACCACATCTGGCCGGCCGAGGGCAAATGGGTCAATGAAGATTTTGTGCGTGACGGCACCGATCTGGCCATCGCCGAACAGATAAAAGGTGGCATCACCTGTTTCTCGGACATGTACTTCTTCCCGAAGATTGCCAGCGAGCGCGTGCACAACAGCGGAATCCGCGCGCAGATCGCGATTCCGATCCTCGACTTCCCGATTCCGGGCGCCGCCAGCGCTGATGAAGCCATACGTCAGGGCGTCGAACTGCTCGGCGACCTCAAGCATCACGAGCGCATCAAGATCACCTTCGGCCCTCATGCACCCTACACCGTGGGCGACGAGAACCTGGAAAAAATCCGCGTGATCGCCGAAGAGCTGGACGCCTCGATCCACATGCACGTCCACGAAACCGCCTTCGAAGTGCAGCAAGCGCTCGAACAGCGCGGCGAACGCCCGCTGGCCCGCCTCGGTCGTCTCGGCCTGCTCGGCCCGCGCTTCCAGGCCGTGCACATGACCCAGATCAGCGATGACGACCTGGCGTTGCTGGTAGAAAGCAACACCAGCGTGATCCACTGCCCGGAGTCGAACCTGAAACTGGCCAGCGGTTTCTGCCCGGTGGAGCGCCTGTGGCAGGCCGGGGTCAACGTCGCGGTCGGCACCGATGGCGCGGCGAGCAACAATGACCTGGACCTGCTGGGCGAAACCCGCACCGCCGCCCTGCTGGCCAAAGCCGTCGCTGGCTCGGCCACCGCGCTGGACGCCCACCGGGCGCTGCGCATGGCCACGCTGAACGGCGCGCGAGCCCTGGGAATCGAAGCCGAGACCGGCTCCCTGGAACTCGGCAAGGCGGCAGACATCGTCGCCTTCGACCTGTCCGGCCTCGCGCAACAACCGGTTTATGACCCGGTCTCGCAGCTTATATATGCCACCGGCCGCGACTGCGTGAAACACCTGTGGGTTGCCGGCAAGCAGTTGCTCGACGACCGGCGCCTGACCCGACTGGACGAACAACAGCTCGGCGAAACCGCCCGGGCCTGGGGCCGACGCATCAGCGGCCACACCGAATCGTAA
- the ubiG gene encoding bifunctional 2-polyprenyl-6-hydroxyphenol methylase/3-demethylubiquinol 3-O-methyltransferase UbiG, whose amino-acid sequence MSNVDHAEIAKFEALAHRWWDRESEFKPLHDINPLRVNWIDERVNLAGKKVLDVGCGGGILSEAMAQRGATVTGIDMGEAPLAVAQLHQLESGVNVEYRQITAEALAEEMPEQFDVVTCLEMLEHVPDPSSVIRACYRMVKPGGQVFFSTINRNPKAYLFAIVGAEYIMKLLPRGTHDFKKFIRPSELGAWSRMAGLTVKDIIGLTYNPLTKHYKLAADVDVNYMIQTLREE is encoded by the coding sequence ATGAGCAACGTCGACCACGCCGAAATCGCCAAATTCGAAGCCCTGGCCCATCGCTGGTGGGATCGCGAAAGCGAGTTCAAACCGCTGCACGACATCAACCCGCTGCGGGTCAACTGGATTGACGAGCGTGTCAATCTGGCCGGTAAAAAGGTCCTCGACGTCGGTTGCGGCGGCGGCATCCTCAGTGAAGCCATGGCCCAGCGCGGCGCGACCGTGACCGGCATCGACATGGGCGAAGCGCCGCTGGCGGTCGCGCAACTGCATCAGCTGGAATCCGGCGTGAACGTCGAATACCGCCAGATCACCGCCGAAGCCCTGGCCGAAGAAATGCCCGAGCAGTTCGACGTTGTCACCTGCCTGGAAATGCTTGAGCACGTACCGGACCCGTCCTCGGTGATCCGCGCCTGCTACCGCATGGTCAAGCCCGGCGGCCAGGTGTTCTTCTCCACCATCAACCGCAACCCGAAGGCGTATCTGTTCGCCATCGTCGGCGCCGAATACATCATGAAGCTGCTGCCGCGCGGCACCCACGACTTCAAGAAATTCATCCGCCCGTCCGAGCTGGGTGCCTGGAGCCGCATGGCCGGCCTGACCGTCAAGGACATCATCGGTCTGACCTACAACCCGCTGACCAAGCATTACAAACTGGCGGCGGACGTTGACGTCAACTACATGATCCAGACCCTGCGCGAGGAGTAA